One stretch of Rathayibacter festucae DSM 15932 DNA includes these proteins:
- a CDS encoding epimerase: MPDPARPVVVLAGASGFLGTDLARRFEADGWTVRRIGRSGPDARWGDTAAITRALDGARLLVNLAGKSVDCRYTPANRAEILRSRIDTTQELHRAVAAAATPPPVWMNASTATIYRHEEERANTERDGVLGEGFSVDVARAWEEAFFAGETPGVRRLALRMTIVLGDGPATGILLKLARLGLGGPQFDGRWPATRARRAAGVHHEYRPTRGRQHFSWIHVEDVFRSIRFLEEQPLDGPVNLAAPNPSDNTELSRLLRAAVGRRIGLPAPRFVLEPATFALRTESELLLKSRWVVPGRLEEAGFTFAHPHLGEALRDIVATAR; encoded by the coding sequence ATGCCCGACCCCGCGCGCCCCGTCGTCGTCCTCGCCGGAGCGAGCGGCTTCCTCGGCACCGACCTCGCCCGCCGCTTCGAGGCCGACGGCTGGACCGTCCGCCGGATCGGCCGCTCCGGCCCCGACGCCCGCTGGGGCGACACGGCCGCGATCACGCGGGCCCTCGACGGCGCCCGCCTTCTCGTCAACCTCGCGGGCAAGAGCGTCGACTGCCGCTACACCCCGGCCAACCGCGCCGAGATCCTGCGCTCGCGGATCGACACCACGCAGGAGCTGCACCGCGCCGTCGCGGCCGCCGCGACCCCGCCTCCGGTCTGGATGAACGCGAGCACCGCCACGATCTACCGCCACGAGGAGGAGCGCGCCAACACCGAGCGGGACGGCGTGCTCGGCGAGGGCTTCTCGGTCGACGTCGCGCGCGCCTGGGAGGAGGCCTTCTTCGCCGGCGAGACCCCCGGCGTCCGCCGCCTCGCCCTCCGCATGACGATCGTGCTCGGCGACGGCCCGGCCACCGGCATCCTGCTGAAGCTCGCCCGGCTCGGCCTCGGCGGCCCGCAGTTCGACGGCCGCTGGCCCGCCACCCGCGCCCGGCGCGCGGCCGGCGTGCACCACGAGTACCGCCCCACCCGCGGCCGCCAGCACTTCAGCTGGATCCACGTCGAGGACGTGTTCCGCTCGATCCGGTTCTTGGAAGAGCAGCCCCTCGACGGCCCCGTGAACCTCGCCGCGCCGAACCCCAGCGACAACACCGAGCTCTCCCGCCTGCTGCGCGCCGCGGTCGGCCGGCGGATCGGCCTGCCCGCACCGCGCTTCGTCCTCGAGCCGGCGACCTTCGCCCTGCGCACCGAGTCCGAGCTGCTGCTCAAGAGCCGCTGGGTCGTCCCCGGCCGCCTCGAGGAGGCCGGCTTCACCTTCGCCCACCCCCACCTCGGTGAGGCCCTCCGCGACATCGTCGCGACCGCGCGCTGA
- a CDS encoding NUDIX hydrolase, which yields METTRAGRLSSELAEWAAPAALAGLRDEYLAFLAEHGDAALERDGGPEHVTASCFVLSPALDRVLLCYHRKGRFWVQLGGHVESADASVPAAAEREAREESGLPALTLLGDVPLDLDRHGLGGGFGRCSTHWDIGYGAIADPAQPFAVSDESDALAWWPVDALPEDVPPGFPARLAGALAAARRL from the coding sequence GTGGAGACGACGCGCGCCGGCAGGCTGAGCAGTGAGCTGGCGGAGTGGGCGGCGCCCGCGGCGCTCGCCGGGCTCCGGGACGAGTACCTCGCCTTCCTCGCGGAGCACGGCGACGCGGCGCTCGAGCGGGACGGCGGTCCCGAGCACGTCACTGCGAGCTGCTTCGTGCTCTCGCCCGCACTCGACCGCGTGCTGCTCTGCTACCACCGCAAGGGCCGCTTCTGGGTGCAGCTCGGCGGGCACGTCGAGTCGGCCGACGCCTCCGTCCCCGCCGCCGCCGAGCGCGAGGCCCGGGAGGAGAGCGGTCTGCCGGCCCTCACCCTGCTCGGCGACGTCCCGCTCGACCTCGACCGGCACGGCCTCGGCGGCGGCTTCGGCCGCTGCAGCACCCACTGGGACATCGGCTACGGCGCGATCGCCGACCCCGCGCAGCCCTTCGCCGTCAGCGACGAGAGCGACGCCCTGGCCTGGTGGCCGGTCGACGCCCTGCCCGAGGACGTCCCGCCGGGCTTTCCGGCGCGTCTCGCCGGTGCGCTGGCAGCGGCTCGCCGGCTCTGA
- a CDS encoding SDR family oxidoreductase, whose protein sequence is MTPESPEQTPPGTEAELTPKADHGETSYRGSDRLRGKVALVTGADSGIGKAVAIAFAREGADVAISYLNEHEDAEDTAKWVREAGREALLLPGDLQDPAHCRSVVAETVEKLGHLEVLVSNAAFQMSREEVTDIPDEEWDRTIATNISAYFHLVKSALPHLKSGASIIATSSVQSDQPSYQLLPYAATKAAMLSMTASLAQALGEKGIRANAVAPGPIWTPLIPATMPPEAVASFGEQVPLGRPGQPAEVAHAYVLLASDDASYMSGSTIAVTGGKPIL, encoded by the coding sequence ATGACTCCGGAATCCCCTGAGCAGACCCCGCCCGGTACCGAGGCCGAGCTGACGCCGAAGGCCGACCACGGCGAGACCAGCTACCGCGGCTCCGACCGCCTGCGCGGCAAGGTCGCGCTGGTCACCGGCGCCGACAGCGGCATCGGCAAGGCCGTCGCGATCGCGTTCGCCCGCGAGGGCGCCGACGTCGCGATCTCCTACCTGAACGAGCACGAGGACGCCGAGGACACCGCGAAGTGGGTGCGCGAGGCCGGCCGCGAGGCGCTGCTCCTCCCCGGCGACCTGCAGGACCCGGCGCACTGCCGCTCCGTCGTCGCCGAGACCGTCGAGAAGCTCGGCCACCTCGAGGTGCTCGTCAGCAACGCGGCGTTCCAGATGAGCCGCGAGGAGGTCACCGACATCCCCGACGAGGAGTGGGACCGCACCATCGCGACGAACATCAGCGCCTACTTCCACCTGGTCAAGTCCGCGCTGCCGCACCTGAAGAGCGGCGCCTCGATCATCGCGACGAGCTCGGTGCAGTCGGATCAGCCGTCGTACCAGCTGCTGCCCTACGCGGCGACGAAGGCCGCGATGCTCAGCATGACGGCCTCGCTCGCGCAGGCCCTCGGCGAGAAGGGGATCCGCGCGAACGCGGTCGCCCCGGGCCCGATCTGGACCCCGCTGATCCCGGCGACGATGCCGCCGGAGGCCGTCGCCTCGTTCGGCGAGCAGGTCCCGCTCGGCCGCCCGGGCCAGCCCGCCGAGGTCGCGCACGCCTACGTGCTGCTCGCCTCGGACGACGCCAGCTACATGAGCGGCTCGACGATCGCCGTCACCGGCGGGAAGCCGATCCTCTGA
- a CDS encoding type III polyketide synthase — MSVHIRSIETAVPPTVLHQPALRNLFAAQPAVTRLGSRLIGAAFNASGIDTRHTVVDELDGEERDGESTFYDARSGLLLDPGTAARNAVYTARAPELFAQAARRALEAAGFAPDEVTHVVTVSCTGFYAPGPDYQLVRALGLRVSTQRFHLGFMGCYGAFPGLRAARAFCEADPSAVVLVVAAELCSIHLTSSSDAEQIVATSVFADGAAAAVVTARAPEPGTAVLDIDELDTTLTPEGEDEMAWTIGDHGFTMRLSTYVPSIIGTNITAALEPMLGLGGVGAADVQRWAVHPGGRSILDRVQSAIGLSDEQMRPSREVLRTVGNMSSATVLFILRRLLHGEAADGERIGAMAFGPGLTVEMALLTKRGGA, encoded by the coding sequence GTGAGCGTCCACATCCGCAGCATCGAGACGGCCGTCCCGCCCACGGTCCTGCACCAGCCGGCGCTCCGCAACCTCTTCGCCGCGCAGCCCGCCGTCACCCGCCTCGGGTCGCGGCTGATCGGCGCGGCCTTCAACGCCTCGGGGATCGACACCCGGCACACGGTCGTCGACGAGCTGGACGGCGAGGAGCGCGACGGCGAGAGCACCTTCTACGACGCCCGCTCCGGCCTCCTGCTCGACCCGGGCACGGCCGCGCGCAACGCCGTCTACACGGCCCGCGCTCCGGAGCTGTTCGCGCAGGCGGCCCGGCGCGCGCTCGAGGCGGCCGGCTTCGCGCCGGACGAGGTCACGCACGTGGTCACCGTCTCCTGCACCGGCTTCTACGCGCCCGGGCCCGACTACCAGCTGGTCCGCGCGCTCGGGCTGCGGGTCTCGACGCAGCGCTTCCACCTCGGCTTCATGGGCTGCTACGGCGCCTTCCCCGGGCTCCGCGCCGCCCGCGCGTTCTGCGAGGCGGACCCGTCAGCCGTCGTGCTGGTCGTCGCGGCGGAGCTCTGCAGCATCCACCTGACCAGCTCGAGCGACGCGGAGCAGATCGTCGCCACCTCCGTCTTCGCCGACGGGGCCGCCGCCGCGGTCGTCACCGCCCGCGCGCCGGAGCCGGGCACCGCGGTGCTCGACATCGACGAGCTCGACACGACCCTCACCCCCGAGGGCGAGGACGAGATGGCCTGGACGATCGGCGACCACGGCTTCACCATGCGGCTGAGCACCTACGTGCCATCGATCATCGGCACGAACATCACCGCCGCGCTCGAGCCGATGCTCGGCCTCGGCGGGGTCGGCGCCGCGGACGTCCAGCGCTGGGCCGTGCACCCGGGCGGCCGGAGCATCCTCGACCGCGTGCAGTCGGCGATCGGCCTCTCGGACGAGCAGATGCGGCCCTCGCGCGAGGTGCTGCGGACGGTCGGGAACATGTCGAGCGCGACCGTCCTCTTCATCCTGCGACGCCTGCTGCACGGCGAGGCGGCCGACGGCGAGCGGATCGGTGCGATGGCGTTCGGGCCGGGGCTGACCGTCGAGATGGCGCTGCTCACCAAGCGCGGCGGGGCGTGA
- a CDS encoding methyltransferase domain-containing protein, with protein sequence MSAHAPLVPDLRHRETDAQELMDDPSCDRALLDATYARFGTVNRLVSGWRRLYRTRLRPLFRSEEPLRLLDIGSGGGDIARSLADWAHADGLRLAITAIDPDERAFAFATSTPAPAGLEFRRASSAELVAEGAQYDIVTSNHLLHHLPAEALRALLEDSERLAPRALHNDIERSRLAYTAYAAATRPIAAGSFLHYDGSLSVRRSYTAPELRVLAPEGWRVERAAPYRLLLARG encoded by the coding sequence GTGAGCGCCCACGCGCCGCTCGTCCCCGACCTCCGGCACCGGGAGACCGACGCGCAGGAGCTGATGGACGACCCGTCCTGCGACCGGGCGCTGCTCGACGCGACCTACGCACGGTTCGGCACGGTGAACCGGCTCGTCTCAGGCTGGCGGCGGCTCTACCGGACCCGGCTGCGCCCGCTGTTCCGGAGCGAGGAGCCCCTGCGGCTGCTCGACATCGGCTCGGGCGGCGGCGACATCGCGCGCTCGCTCGCCGACTGGGCGCACGCGGACGGGCTGCGGCTCGCGATCACCGCGATCGATCCGGACGAGCGGGCGTTCGCGTTCGCGACGTCGACGCCTGCGCCGGCCGGGCTCGAGTTCCGGCGGGCGAGCAGCGCCGAGCTGGTGGCCGAGGGCGCGCAGTACGACATCGTGACGTCGAACCACCTGCTGCACCACCTGCCGGCGGAGGCCCTGCGTGCGCTGCTCGAGGACAGCGAACGACTCGCTCCGCGCGCCCTGCACAACGACATCGAGCGCTCGCGGCTGGCCTACACCGCGTACGCGGCGGCGACCCGGCCGATCGCCGCGGGGTCGTTCCTGCACTACGACGGGTCGCTGTCGGTGCGGCGGAGCTACACGGCGCCGGAGCTGCGCGTGCTGGCGCCCGAGGGCTGGCGCGTGGAGCGGGCGGCGCCGTACCGGCTGCTGCTGGCGCGCGGGTAG
- a CDS encoding glutathione peroxidase, with protein sequence MPETITDIPLTTIDGSSSTLADYAPVKLIVNVASRCGLAPQYEKLEALQKQYGDRGFTVLGFPSNQFLQELSDSDKIKEYCSTTWGVTFPMFEKVKVNGRSAHPLYAELTKTEDEAGKAGKVKWNFEKFLITADGTVHRFRPTVEPDDPRIVQLIEASLPA encoded by the coding sequence GTGCCCGAGACGATCACCGACATCCCGCTCACCACGATCGACGGATCCTCGTCGACGCTCGCCGACTACGCGCCGGTGAAGCTCATCGTCAACGTCGCATCCCGCTGCGGCCTCGCCCCGCAGTACGAGAAGCTCGAGGCGCTGCAGAAGCAGTACGGCGACCGCGGCTTCACGGTGCTCGGCTTCCCGAGCAACCAGTTCCTGCAGGAGCTCAGCGACTCCGACAAGATCAAGGAGTACTGCTCCACCACCTGGGGCGTCACCTTCCCGATGTTCGAGAAGGTCAAGGTCAACGGCCGCTCGGCGCACCCGCTCTACGCGGAGCTGACCAAGACCGAGGACGAGGCGGGCAAGGCCGGCAAGGTGAAGTGGAACTTCGAGAAGTTCCTGATCACCGCTGACGGCACCGTGCACCGCTTCCGCCCGACGGTCGAGCCCGACGACCCGCGGATCGTCCAGCTGATCGAGGCGTCGCTCCCCGCCTGA
- a CDS encoding ATP-dependent DNA ligase gives MTPSSQQLVSVGGRRLRLTNLDKVVYPEAEFTKADVLSYYASVASAMLPHLARRPVTRKRWVDGVGTAEEPGEVFFEKNLPSSAPYWLSRTKLAHSSRDVEYPLVDDVAGLTWLAQQAALELHVPQWRVGSDGERRPPDRLVLDLDPGEGAGLAECAEVAFLARDLLEGMGLEPFPVTSGSKGIHLYCPLDASASSDQISSVAHELAKVLESDHRDLVVSDMKKTLREGKVLVDWSQNSAAKTTIAPYSLRGRLLPRVAAPRTWEEIGAADLRHLAPDEVVERLRSDGDLLRPVLAARGAELEPSPERMAGFAATDASADRLAAYRSMRDASKTPEPVPSPGAGIATSGDTFVVQEHHARRLHYDFRLEHDGVLVSWAVPKGPPLDGDPNRLAVQTEDHPLEYATFEGTIPAGEYGGGEVRIWDEGTYALEKWREGEEVIAVLTGRPDGGLGGEPRRYALLHTGAKGGKGDEKNWLLHLMAPGAAAHGGQSHGGTAHGRGVGVRKGGGSGGASGSGAPAPSAAASTGSGVSGSSAAAPITAAAAFRPMLATAGRAADIPGDSAIEMKWDGYRALVRVAGGAVTLTSRNGNDLTAAFPDLLGPIAEAAAVDCVLDGEIVALDDRGRPDFGRLQTRGGLTKPREIEAAARATPVHLMLFDLLAIDGTEAVGRPYDERRAALEQLATENERVHVPSVFDGDLEEAMSTSLALGLEGVVAKRRDAAYRPGVRSGDWVKLTHHRVQEVVIVGWREGEGGLVGSVGSLLTALPGDDGLVYSGRVGSGFSDRERRGLVDRLAEHATDEPAVSVPPAESRGVHWVEPVLVGEVRYRERTAGGTLRQPVWRGWRADKSAAEVRLE, from the coding sequence ATGACCCCCTCCTCGCAGCAGCTCGTGTCGGTGGGTGGGCGGCGCCTGCGGCTGACCAACCTCGACAAGGTGGTCTATCCGGAGGCGGAGTTCACCAAGGCCGACGTCCTCTCCTACTACGCGTCGGTCGCCTCCGCGATGCTGCCGCACCTCGCCCGGCGGCCGGTGACGCGCAAGCGCTGGGTCGACGGCGTCGGCACGGCGGAGGAGCCCGGCGAGGTCTTCTTCGAGAAGAACCTGCCCTCCTCCGCGCCCTACTGGCTCAGCCGGACGAAGCTCGCGCACTCCTCGCGCGACGTCGAGTACCCGCTCGTCGACGACGTCGCCGGGCTGACCTGGCTGGCCCAGCAGGCCGCGCTCGAGCTGCACGTGCCGCAGTGGCGGGTCGGCTCCGACGGCGAGCGGCGCCCGCCGGACCGGCTCGTGCTCGACCTCGACCCCGGTGAGGGGGCGGGGCTGGCGGAGTGCGCCGAGGTGGCGTTCCTGGCGCGGGACCTGCTGGAGGGGATGGGGCTCGAGCCGTTCCCGGTGACCAGCGGCAGCAAGGGCATCCACCTGTACTGCCCGCTGGACGCCTCCGCCTCGAGCGATCAGATCTCCTCGGTCGCTCACGAGCTGGCGAAGGTGCTGGAGTCCGACCACCGCGATCTGGTCGTCTCCGACATGAAGAAGACCCTGCGCGAGGGCAAGGTGCTCGTCGACTGGAGCCAGAACAGCGCTGCGAAGACGACGATCGCGCCGTACTCGCTGCGGGGACGGCTGCTGCCGCGGGTCGCCGCGCCGCGCACGTGGGAGGAGATCGGGGCGGCGGACCTGCGGCACCTCGCCCCGGACGAGGTGGTCGAGCGGCTGCGGAGCGACGGCGACCTGCTGCGCCCGGTGCTGGCCGCGCGCGGCGCGGAGCTCGAGCCGTCGCCGGAGCGGATGGCCGGCTTCGCGGCGACCGACGCCTCCGCCGACCGGCTGGCCGCCTACCGGAGCATGCGCGACGCCTCGAAGACGCCGGAGCCGGTGCCGTCGCCGGGGGCGGGGATCGCGACGTCGGGCGACACCTTCGTCGTGCAGGAGCACCATGCGCGACGCCTGCACTACGACTTCCGGCTGGAGCACGACGGCGTCCTGGTCAGCTGGGCCGTGCCGAAGGGGCCGCCGCTGGACGGCGACCCGAACCGGCTGGCGGTGCAGACGGAGGACCACCCGCTCGAGTACGCGACCTTCGAGGGCACGATCCCCGCGGGCGAGTACGGCGGTGGCGAGGTGCGGATCTGGGACGAGGGCACCTACGCGCTGGAGAAGTGGCGCGAGGGCGAGGAGGTGATCGCGGTGCTGACCGGCCGGCCGGACGGCGGGCTCGGCGGCGAGCCGCGCCGGTATGCGCTGCTGCACACCGGGGCGAAGGGCGGCAAGGGGGACGAGAAGAACTGGCTGCTGCACCTGATGGCGCCCGGGGCCGCGGCGCACGGGGGACAGTCACACGGGGGGACGGCGCACGGGCGCGGTGTCGGGGTGCGGAAGGGCGGGGGGTCCGGCGGGGCGTCGGGGTCCGGAGCGCCGGCGCCGTCCGCCGCCGCATCGACCGGTTCCGGAGTGTCGGGGTCCTCCGCGGCCGCGCCGATCACGGCGGCCGCCGCCTTCCGGCCGATGCTCGCCACCGCCGGCCGCGCGGCGGACATCCCCGGGGATTCCGCGATCGAGATGAAGTGGGACGGCTACCGCGCCCTGGTGCGGGTGGCGGGCGGAGCAGTGACCCTGACCAGCCGGAACGGCAACGACCTGACGGCCGCGTTCCCCGATCTGCTCGGTCCGATCGCCGAGGCGGCGGCGGTCGACTGCGTGCTCGACGGCGAGATCGTCGCGCTCGACGACCGCGGCCGGCCCGACTTCGGCCGGCTGCAGACCCGCGGCGGGCTGACCAAGCCGCGCGAGATCGAGGCGGCGGCGCGCGCGACTCCGGTGCATCTGATGCTCTTCGACCTGCTGGCGATCGACGGAACGGAGGCCGTCGGCCGCCCCTACGACGAGCGCCGCGCGGCTCTGGAGCAGCTGGCGACCGAGAACGAGCGGGTGCACGTGCCGTCGGTCTTCGACGGCGACCTGGAGGAGGCGATGTCGACGAGCCTCGCGCTCGGCCTGGAGGGCGTGGTCGCCAAGCGCCGGGACGCGGCGTACCGGCCGGGCGTCCGCTCCGGCGACTGGGTGAAGCTCACCCACCACCGCGTGCAGGAGGTGGTGATCGTCGGCTGGCGCGAGGGCGAGGGCGGCCTGGTGGGCTCGGTCGGCTCGCTGCTGACCGCACTCCCCGGCGACGACGGCCTGGTCTACTCCGGCCGGGTGGGCAGCGGCTTCAGCGACCGAGAGCGCCGCGGCCTCGTCGACCGCCTCGCCGAGCACGCCACCGACGAGCCCGCAGTGTCCGTCCCGCCCGCCGAGTCCCGCGGCGTGCACTGGGTCGAGCCGGTCCTGGTCGGCGAGGTCCGCTACCGCGAGCGCACCGCCGGCGGCACCCTCCGCCAGCCCGTCTGGCGCGGCTGGCGCGCCGACAAGTCCGCGGCGGAGGTGCGCCTGGAGTGA
- a CDS encoding pentapeptide repeat-containing protein, protein MIIAGLVFFAQSGVDDDRASRDREIASEQASAAERAENLRFVRDRSNADSAQVRPFSSIDLQGVNLAGLSVLEADFSFANLKNSDLSRAAMDCATLQDADLSYSTLRQASLRAVRATDADFSHSKLTNSDLRRGYFLNANFIGADLHEANLANSRVDNANFSGADLTGADLTDSNFTRDQLDVLYAWDSDTNWPTGVEPPTREHNNNHPEDPLISTPSKQDDTQCLSR, encoded by the coding sequence GTGATCATCGCTGGCTTAGTATTTTTCGCTCAATCGGGAGTTGACGACGATCGTGCCAGCCGGGACCGAGAAATCGCGTCAGAGCAGGCCTCTGCAGCAGAACGAGCCGAGAACCTACGTTTCGTCCGCGACCGATCGAACGCCGATTCGGCTCAAGTTAGGCCATTTAGCTCTATCGACCTACAGGGTGTAAATTTGGCCGGCCTATCTGTGCTCGAGGCAGATTTCAGCTTCGCAAATTTGAAGAACTCGGATCTTTCAAGGGCGGCTATGGACTGCGCCACACTGCAAGACGCTGATTTGTCTTATTCAACTCTACGTCAAGCCAGCTTGCGGGCAGTTCGCGCAACCGACGCCGACTTTTCTCACTCAAAACTTACAAATTCCGACCTTCGAAGAGGCTACTTCCTGAACGCTAACTTCATCGGTGCGGACTTGCACGAGGCAAATCTTGCTAACTCTCGCGTAGATAATGCTAATTTCTCCGGAGCTGATCTCACCGGGGCCGACCTCACAGATTCGAATTTCACGCGAGATCAACTTGACGTCTTGTACGCGTGGGACTCCGACACCAACTGGCCAACAGGCGTCGAGCCCCCTACCCGCGAACATAACAATAATCACCCTGAAGATCCACTAATATCGACACCATCGAAACAAGATGATACTCAATGTCTATCTAGGTAG
- a CDS encoding MFS transporter, whose amino-acid sequence MPDRQALSTGALLTHAVLIQAVAFLLRPAAVYQAIQLDVPAWALGALGASFAVVPLLIALPVGGLVDRVGARFVMACGSLLTIAAAGLLLLAGGGLVGLLCGTALLGAGHLGCVVGQQAVVAGGAAGTRLDSRFGYYTFAASLGQAIGPAFIPVFAGSAVRPDPAPLFLVGGALAVLLLAVTTAIARPAPRATVEAPSEGSTLGLLRIPGLARALLTSATVVAAVDLTVVYLPALGAERGLPAGVVGALLTVRALASMASRLLLGATTFRFGRTRVMVAGIVVSAVCLVLTALPAPTALLFVAVALLGLGLGIGQPITMSWLIERTPADRHGRALSLRLAGNRMGLIALPTLLGTIAAAAGAGGVLIGTGVAVGSTLVLLRGVRLD is encoded by the coding sequence GTGCCGGACCGCCAGGCTCTCTCGACCGGCGCGCTGCTGACGCACGCGGTGCTCATCCAGGCCGTCGCCTTCCTGCTGCGGCCGGCCGCCGTCTACCAGGCGATCCAGCTCGACGTGCCGGCCTGGGCGCTCGGGGCGCTCGGCGCCTCCTTCGCGGTGGTGCCGCTGCTGATCGCGCTGCCCGTCGGCGGCCTCGTCGACCGGGTCGGCGCCCGCTTCGTGATGGCCTGCGGCTCTCTGCTGACGATCGCCGCCGCCGGCCTGCTGCTCCTCGCGGGCGGCGGCCTCGTCGGCCTGCTCTGCGGCACCGCCCTGCTCGGCGCCGGCCATCTCGGCTGCGTCGTCGGCCAGCAGGCGGTGGTCGCCGGGGGAGCGGCCGGCACCCGCCTCGACAGCCGCTTCGGCTACTACACCTTCGCCGCGTCGCTCGGCCAGGCGATCGGCCCCGCCTTCATCCCCGTCTTCGCCGGCAGCGCCGTCCGCCCCGACCCGGCCCCGCTGTTCCTCGTCGGAGGCGCGCTCGCCGTCCTCCTCCTCGCCGTCACCACCGCGATCGCCCGGCCCGCACCCCGCGCCACCGTCGAGGCCCCGTCCGAGGGCTCGACGCTCGGCCTGCTGCGGATCCCCGGCCTCGCCCGCGCCCTGCTCACCAGCGCGACCGTCGTCGCCGCCGTCGACCTGACCGTCGTCTACCTGCCCGCCCTCGGCGCCGAACGCGGCCTCCCCGCGGGCGTGGTCGGCGCCCTGCTGACCGTCCGCGCGCTCGCCTCGATGGCCTCCCGCCTCCTGCTCGGCGCCACGACCTTCCGCTTCGGCCGCACCCGCGTGATGGTCGCCGGCATCGTCGTCTCCGCCGTCTGCCTGGTCCTCACCGCCCTGCCCGCTCCGACCGCGCTGCTCTTCGTCGCCGTCGCCCTGCTGGGCCTCGGCCTCGGCATCGGTCAGCCGATCACCATGTCCTGGCTGATCGAGCGCACCCCCGCCGACCGCCACGGCCGCGCCCTCTCCCTCCGCCTCGCCGGCAACCGCATGGGCCTGATCGCCCTCCCGACCCTCCTCGGCACGATTGCCGCCGCGGCCGGCGCCGGCGGCGTCCTCATCGGCACCGGCGTCGCCGTCGGCTCCACCCTCGTCCTCCTCCGCGGCGTCCGCCTCGACTGA